A part of Carettochelys insculpta isolate YL-2023 chromosome 1, ASM3395843v1, whole genome shotgun sequence genomic DNA contains:
- the SLC25A30 gene encoding kidney mitochondrial carrier protein 1, whose product MPALNWKPFVYGGLASVTAECGTFPIDLTKTRLQVQGQTNDTKFKEIRYRGMVHALVRIWREEGLKALYSGIAPAMLRQASYGTIKIGIYQSLKRVFVEQPEDETLVINVLCGILSGVISSSIANPTDVLKIRMQAQGSVIQGGMMGNFIHIYQNEGTRGLWKGVSLTAQRAAIVVGVELPVYDLTKKHLIMSGLMGDTVYTHFLSSFTCGLAGALASNPIDVVRTRMMNQRRIQDGTHSGYKGTLDCLLQTWRYEGFFALYKGFWPNWLRLGPWNIIFFLTYEQLKKLDF is encoded by the exons ATGCCTGCACTGAACTGGAAGCCATTTGTTTATGGAGGCTTAGCTTCTGTCACTGCAGAATGTG GTACTTTCCCAATTGATCTGACCAAAACACGTCTCCAGGTTCAAGGTCAAACTAATGACACCAAATTTAAAGAGATCCGTTACAGAGGAATGGTGCATGCGCTAGTGAGGATATGGAGAGAAGAAGGGTTGAAAGCACTGTATTCTGG GATTGCCCCTGCAATGTTACGTCAGGCATCATATGGAACCATAAAAATAGGCATTTACCAAAGCTTGAAGAGAGTGTTTGTTGAACAGCCTGaag ATGAAACCCTGGTGATTAATGTACTATGTGGAATTCTTTCGGGTGTGATTTCATCATCTATTGCCAATCCTACAGACGTTTTGAag ATCAGAATGCAGGCCCAAGGCAGTGTGATTCAAGGAGGAATGATGGGCAATTTTATACACATTTACCAAAATGAAGGCACAAGAGGACTATGGAAA GGGGTGTCCCTCACAGCTCAGAGAGCTGCTATTGTTGTGGGAGTGGAGCTGCCGGTCTACGATCTGACCAAGAAGCACTTAATTATGTCTGGACTCATGGGAGATACTGTATATACTCACTTCCT TTCAAGTTTCACCTGTGGATTAGCTGGAGCACTTGCATCAAATCCAATTGATGTTGTGAGGACACGTATGATGAATCAGAGAAGAATTCAAGATGGGACGCATTCAGGGTACAAGGGTACTTTAGATTGCTTGTTACAA ACATGGCGTTATGAAGGCTTTTTTGCTTTATATAAAGGATTCTGGCCAAACTGGTTGAGACTTGGTCCTTGGAACATTATT TTCTTTTTGACATATGAACAGCTGAAGAAATTGGATTTCTGA